CTCGAGACGGTGCGCCGCCATGTGTCGAGCGGCAACTCCCAGAACGCCATCAGGGAGCGGAGCGGCGCGGCGCCGTGCGAGCCGTTGGAGAAGCCCGCCTTGAGGTCGCCAAAATACGCCGCGACCTGCTCCTGCCAGCGTTCCGCCGCGGCCTCCGGGCGGCCCATGCGCTGCAAGAGCCGCATGAACGTCTCGCCCATCTGGAGATAGGCCTGGCCCTGGGCGAGCACCGCGGCAAGCACGGTCTGCATCGGCGGAGGCGCGCTCGGCGCGATGAGCGAGCGCCACCATGCGGTCACCGAATCGCTCCATGTCTGGCCGGCCGAGTCGGCCGGTGATGTCGGAGCGGGTGCCGCGCTCGGTGCGGCGGCGCGCCACATGGCGCCCCATGCATCGAGGTACTGGCGCTGTGCCTCTAGCCAGGGGTTAGTGGAGAATGGCGATGTGGAGTCGTCGCTCACGAGTCGGTCGCCTCGGTGGAAGGGCGCAGCCGGCGCGCGCGCAGTACGATCGGCATGGCCGGCGCCGGGGGAGAAGTTAGCAGGCGGTATGTTGCAGCGCAACATGGATGGCGCTGCCTCCCTGCACGGATTCAGCCGTCGGCGGCGGATGCCGCGTCGATTTCCTTGGGGATGTCGCCCTCGAGGTAGGTGTATCCCTCGAGCCCCGCCACGTAGTCGGCGATGAAACTGTTCGCCTCCTGGCGCGAGAGATCCTTGGCTCCGTTCACCTTGCGCCGAAACGTGGCAAGCAGATTCGAGGCATGATACTGCACGTAGTTGAGCACTTCGGTCACTGTGTCGCCATGCACGAGGTCGGTAACCTCGTAGCCGCGGTCGGTGAGCCGCACGTGCACCGCGTTGGTGTCGCCGAACAGGTTGTGCAGGTCCCCGAGAATTTCCTGATACGCTCCGGTGAGAAAGATGCCGAGGATGTAGGGGGCGTCCGTGACCGGGTGAAGGTCGAGCGAGGGCTTTCCCTTCCGGCCGCCGGCGAAGCGGTCGATCACGCCGTCGGAGTCGCAGGTGATGTCCTGCAGCGTCCCGCGCCGGGTGGGCGGCTGGTCGAGCCGATGGATGGGCATGATCGGAAAGATCTGGTCGATGGCCCAGTTGTCGGGAAGCGACTGGAACACCGAAAAATTGCAAAAATACCGATCCACCAGCACCGCATCGATATGCGCCGCGATCTCGGGGTATGCCGCCTTGTCGTCGGCGACGGCGGCACTGATGGCCCTGAGCGTACAGAAATAGAACTGCTCGGCGTCGGCCTTGTCGCGGAGCGAGAACACACCGCTCGCGAAGTATTCCTGGGCGCGCTCCTTTGCGAAGACTACGTCGTGGAAGACCTCCTGCACCCGGTCCGGCGACACGGACTCGAGGTTTTCCGCCATCTCCACCAGCAACTGCTGCGGGTCCGGGCGGAGCACGGGCGGCACCGGGTCGGCCAGCGACTCTACGTCGATCACGTTCACCAGCAGAAGCGAGTGGTGCGCGGTGAGCGCCCTGCCGGATTCCGAGATGAGGTTCGGCATCGGCAACTCCTCGGCGCGGCAGACGCCACCGAGGGTGTAGACCACGTCATTGGCGTACTCACGGATCGAGTAGTTGACGCTGGCCGGCCGCGTGCTTCGGGAGCCGTCGTAGTCCACGCCCAGGCCGCCGCCCACGTCGACGTGGTCGAGGTGGTCGAAGCCCAGGTTGCGGAGCTCGCTGTAGTAGCGGCCGATCTCCTCGAGGCCCGCCTTGATAAAGCGGATGTCCGGGATCTGGCTGCCGAGATGGAAGTGCACCAGCCGAAGCAGATCCTGACGGCCGGTGCGGGTGAGATGGTCGAGGACCTTCACCAGCTCCACCGCGTTGAGCCCGAACTTGGACTCCTCGCCGCCACTCTTGGCCCAGCGCCCCGACCCCTCGCTCGCGAGCTTGATCCGCACACCCACCGTCGGCCGCACGTTCATTTCGTCCGCCACGCGCAGCAGGACGTCCAGCTCGTTCAACTGCTCCAGCACGATCATCACGGTGTGGCCCAGCTTCTGGCCCATGAGGGCGAGGCGCATGAACTCCTCGTCCTTGTATCCGTTGCAGACGATCAGGTGGTGCGCGCTCTCGTTGAGTCCGAGCACGGCCATGAGCTCAGGCTTGCTGCCGCACTCGAGCCCGACCCCGTGCGCCGTGCCGAACTCGACGATCTCCTGCACCACGTGGCGCTGCTGGTTGACTTTGATCGGGTAGACTGAGGTGTAGCTCCCGGTGTAGCCGAACTCCTTGATGGCGCTCTCGAATTGGGTGGCGAGCGCCTGGATGCGGGAGCGGAGGATGTCGGAGAACCGAAGCAGGAGCGGCAGTCCGACGCCCTGCGCGTTGAGATCGAGGGCGAGCTGATAGAGATCGAGCCCGCGCTTCGGATTGCCGTCGGGATGGACGGTGACGTGGCCCAGCTCGTTGATGCGGAAGTAGCCAAGGCCCCAGCCGCTCATGTTGTAGAGCTTTTCGGCGTCCCGAGTGGTCCAGGCGGGCGGACTGACGATCGTAGCGATGGTGGCGCTCCGGCTTCGAGAACAGGCGGCCAAAAGTAACGCCGGTCGAAAGACGAGCAAAGCCGGCCAAGGCCCCGGCACTCCCGAGTGCGCGGCGGAGGATTGAGGCTTCCGCGCCGCGCCGTGGTGGCGATGCCACGCAGAGGCCGGCCGGCTCGGTGGTGCGCATCCTCCGCATGCGGCATCACTTCGGCGCCAGCGGTCCGGGCTCCGGCAGTGGCCGGACACTCGGCACGAAGGTCGCACAAGTGGTCGGTGCAATCCTAAGCATAACTGTTGCAAAGAGTTGCACGGGGAACGCAGAACCCGATCCGGCACGAGGAGAACACATGTTCGCCATGACGTTGAAGACGATGCGTCGGCTGCCGCTCGCCCGGCGATTCGAGCTCCAGGTTGCCTACGCGCAGGCCTGGGAGGCGCTCACCGAAACGCACCAGCGCCAGGCGGTGATCTTCGTGCACCGGATGGCCGATCGACTGCCGCTCATGGATGCGCTCGCGCGCTACTTCCGCGAAGTTGCGGTGCCGATAGCGATGCAGGAGACGGTGCGCGCGCGGGCGCTCCTTGCCGTCGCCCGGCAGGTGCCGGCCGAATCGGACGCGGGCGCCGGATCCGAGAACTGGGAGCGGTTGCGGCGGCCTGACCGGTGGGTCGACGTGGTGCGGCGCCGGGCGCATCACGTCGAGGAGACGACGCTCCACTCGCGGATGGCGGCCTGCGTGGCGGAGGCGGCCGTCGTGGCGACGCACGTGCGGATGGCGGTGGAGGTCTCCGAACTGCTCACCGACGACATGACGGTCGACGAAGCGGTGATGGTGTACGTGCGGAGCTTCGACCTTCCGGTGAAAGAGGGCGACGCGGTGTTCCGGGCCGCGCTGGCCCAGTTAGCGGAGCGGCGCCTCCAGGCGAACGAGAGTCCAAAGCTGCGCATCGAGCACTCGCCCGCGCCCGCTCTCTCCGCTCCGCAGCTCGCGGCCCCGGCTTCGGTCGAAAGCTTGCCCGCCCCGGCGTTCGGACTCCGCGTGATCGTCTGACGGCGCGCCGCCGACCGCGGTGGCCCGGTCAGGTCGCCTGCCGGCTTTCCCCGTATATCTTGGGGGAAACCGGCAGTGTGTTTCTGGGGGCGGCCCGACATGAAATGGTCCTATCGGCTGGGGCAGGTGGCGGGGACGGAGGTGAAGATCCACGTCACGTTCTTCCTGCTGCTCATCTGGCTCGCATGGGAGGCGTACGCGGTCGGCGGGACGCCGGCGGCCATCGATCGCACGGTGTTCACGATCGCGCTGTTCGCGTGCGTCGTGTTCCACGAGTTCGGGCACATTTTCATGGCGAAGCGCTTCGGCGTGCGCACGCCCGATGTGATCTTGCTGCCCATCGGCGGCGTCGCCCGGCTCGAGCGCATTCCGGACGAGCCGGAGCAGGAGTTCGCCATCGCGATTGCGGGCCCGCTCGTGACGCTCGCGATCGCCGTGGTGCTGTACCTCTGGCTGCTGCTCACCGGCGTCGCGCCCCGGCTCGGCCAACCGGAGCTCGACACGGGCGGGTTTGCGGTGCGGCTCATGTGGCTCAACCTGTTCCTGCTTGGCTTCAACCTGATTCCCGCGTTTCCGATGGACGGCGGCCGGGTGCTGCGCTCACTGCTCGCGACCCGGATGGGACTGCCGCGGGCGACGCGCGTGGCGGGCGCAGTGGGGCAACTGCTCGCCGTGGGCATGGGTATCGTGGGATTCTTCGGCGGCGGGCCGATTCTGCTCCTCATCGCCGTATTCGTCTTCCTCGGCGCCGGTGCGGAAGCGAGCGCGGTTGAGACCCGCATGGCCGGCGCGGGGCTCAACGTGTCGCAGGTGATGGTCACCCAGTTCCGCACGATCCCCATCCACGCCACGCTGGCTGACGCGGTCGACATGCTCCTCGCCGGCGAGCAACGCGAGTTCCCGGTAGTTGACAATCTCGGCCGGACCGAGGGAATTCTCACCCGCGACAACCTCATTCGGGGACTGCGCGAGCGCGGCCCGCATGCGATCGTGGGCGACGTGATGACCGCCCCGGCGCCGGCGGTTTCGCCCGGGCTGGGCTTCGGCGAAGCGTTGGAACGGCTCAAGGCGAGCGGCTTGCCTGCGCTGCCGGTAGTGGATGCGGCGGGCGCACTCGTGGGGCTCCTCACAATGGACAACATCTCGGAACTGCTCCTGGTGCGGCGCGCCGCGGCGACGCGGTGATCGTGCGGCCGGCGCGCGCCCGGTAACCATGGCAGGCGGCTTTCCCGTGGTCGAGCGGACCACGCGCCTTCCCTACCCGGCCGACGTGGTCTACGCCTGGCACACGCGACCCGGTGCGTTCGAGCGGCTCACGCCGCCGTGGGAGCGGGTCGAGGTCGTCGAGCGTACCGGCGGAATCGAAGACGGCGCGCGGGCCGTGCTCCGGGTTCGCGCGGGGCCCGTCCCCGTGCGCTGGGCTGCGCGGCACGAGGGGGTGGTGCCCGGCCGGCAATTCGTCGATTCGCAAACCGAAGGGCCTTTCTCCCACTGGCTGCATAGCCACCGGATCGTACCCGATGGCGAGAGCGCATCCTTTCTCACCGATCGGATCGAATACGCCGCGCCGTACGGGATCGCCGGTGCGGCGGCCGACCTCTGGTGGGTGCGCCCCCGGCTGGAGCGGATGCTGGCGTACCGTCACGCGGTGCTGCGCGACGACCTCGCATCCCACGCGCGCGCGGCGCTCGCGCCGCTTCGGGTCGCGATCAGCGGCGCGAGCGGGCTCATCGGACGATCGCTCTCGGCGTTCCTCTCGGCAGGCGGGCATCGGGTGACGCGGCTCGTGCGCCGCGCGCCCGGCCCGGGTGAGATCGGCTGGGATCCCGCGGCTGGACGGCTCGACGGCGCGTTGCTCGAGGGCGTCGACGCCGTGGTGCATCTCTCCGGGGCCAACGTCGGCGAGGGGCGCTGGACGGCTGCGCGGCGGCGGCGGATCCGGGAGAGCCGCACGCGCGGCACGGCGCTGCTGGCGAGGGCGCTCGCGGGGCTTGCGCGGCCGCCGGCCGTGCTCGTGTCGGTGTCCGGCGTCGGCATCTACGGAAACCGGGGCGATGAAACACTGCCCGACGGAAGCGCACCGGGCGCGGCGGACCTCGACACCCCTGCCGGATTCCTGGTCGAAGTATGCGAGGCGTGGGAGGCGGCGACTGAACCGGCGCGCGCCGCCGGCATCCGGGTCGCGATTCCGAGGCTCGGCGTGGTGCTGAGCCCGGCAGGGGGCGCACTCGCCCGCCTGCTGCCGGTCTTCCGGCTCGGGCTCGGCGGTCCGATCGGCAGCGGCCGCCAGTGGCTGAGCTGGCTTTCGATCGACGACGCGGTCGGCATCATCCACCATGCCATCGCGACGCCCGGCCTTGCGGGCGCGTTCAACGCCGGCGCGCCGGTGCCGGTCACGAACGCCGATTTCGTCCGCACGCTGGGCAGGGTCTTGCACCGGCCCGCGCTTCTGCCGGTGCCCGCTCGTGCGCTCAGGCTCGCCATCGGCAAGATGGCGGACGCCACGCTGCTCGCGAGCGCGCGGGCGCTCCCCACCCGCCTGGAAGCCAGCGGCTATCATTTCCGCCACGCCGAGCTGGAAGCGGCGCTGCGCTTCCTGCTCGGGAGGCAGGCGGCGTAGCTTTCGCGCATGTCAGAGTCACGAGCCATTGCGCTGTTGAGCGGAGGAATGGATTCCGCCACGACCGCCGCCCTCGCGCAACGCGAGGGATTCGCGGTGTACGCCCTGAGTTTTCGCTATGGGCAGCGGCACGCGGCGGAGCTCGCCGCCGCGCGCCGTGTGGCCGAGCGGCTCGGCGTGGCGCGCCACGTGGTGATGGACATCGACCTGCGGGCCTTCGGAGGGTCCGCGCTCACCGCCGACATCGCCGTTCCGAAGGACCGGCCGATGGACGAGCCGGGCGGCATTCCGATTACCTACGTGCCGGCGCGGAACACGATCTTCCTCGCGTTCGCACTGGCCTGGGCGGAGACCATCGATTCGAGCGACATCTTCATCGGCGTGAACGCGCTTGACTACAGCGGGTACCCCGATTGCCGTCCCGAGTACATCGCGGCGTTCGAAACGCTCGCGAACCTCGCCACCAGAGCGGGGACGGAGCTCGGGCGCCGCGTGACCGTACACGCGCCGCTCGTCGCGCTCACCAAATGTCAGATCATCGAGCGAGGGCGCGCGCTCGGCGTTGACTTCGGCCTCACGCTGAGCTGCTACGATCCATGGCCCGACGGCATCGCCTGCGGGCGGTGTGACGCGTGCGCGCTCCGGCTCAAGGGATTCCGCGAGGCGGGGCTCACCGATCCGGTGGCCTACGCACGTGCGAGCACGAGCAGTGCGGGGCGGCGATGACCTACGCAGTCAAGGAGATCTATTACACGCTGCAGGGTGAGGGCGCGCACACCGGCCGTCCCGCGGTATTCTGCCGCTTTGCGGGCTGTAACCTCTGGACGGGACGCGAGGCGGACCGGGCCGGGGCCGTCTGCACGTTCTGCGACACCGATTTCATCGGCACCGACGGACCCGGAGGGGGGAAGTTCGTGACGGCGGATGCCGCGGCCGACGCGGTCGCCGCCGCATGGCCGCGCTCGGCGCCGAAGGCGGCTGCGGCGGACCGGTCGAGCCGATTCGTCGTGTGCACCGGCGGCGAGCCGCTCCTGCAGCTCGATCCGCCGCTCGTCGACGCGCTGCACGCGCGCGGCTTTACCATTGCGCTCGAGACCAACGGGACGATCGCGCCGCCGGCCGGCATCGATTGGATATGCGTCAGTCCCAAGGCTGGCGCCGAGCTTCTCCTCCGTGCGCCCGATGAGCTCAAACTGGTATACCCGCAACCCGGTGCCGAGCCCGAGCGATACGCAGACCTCGACGCCCGCCATTTCTTTCTGCAGCCGATGGACGGCCCTGCGCGCGAAGTGAACACACGCGCCGCGGTGGAGTACTGCCTGGCGCATCCGCGCTGGCGGCTGAGCCTGCAGGCGCATAAGCTTTTGGGAATTCCGTAAAGGACGGTAACAGCGGTAGAGGCGGAAAGGGCGGTAAGGGGTCCGCCGGCCGACGCCCGTACCGCCTACCGTCCCTTTCGCCTCTACCGCCCTTGCCATGCATGGTTATTCCGATCGGATCCACCACGCGTTCGCATTCACGGCCAAGTACTACGGTCCGCTGGCGCCGGCTTCGGCGGCCATGTCGTACCTGGCGAGCCCGGCGAACGTCGCCGTCATTCTGGCGCGATACGATTGCGACCAGCCGACGATCGTCGCCGGCATCCTGCATCTCGCGCTGGAAGAAGCCGACCCCGCCCACCGCCCGTCACTCGAGGCAAAGGTCTCCGACAAGTTCGGCTCGGTCGTGCTGGGCGTGGCAAAGGATGCCTGCGAACCGCGCTACGATGAGCGCGGCGGCGAGCTGGCGTGGCGCGCGCGGAAGCACGATTTTCTCGCCCACCTTGCCGTCGCCGAGCCGCGCGCACTCGACATCATCGCGGCCGACGAGATCCACCGCTGCGGCACCACGATCACGGCGCTCCGGCGGCTCGGCGTGGAGTACGTGCGCACGGTGTCGCAGGCGAACTCGGCGCAGACCATCTGGTGGTACCGCTCGATGCTGGAG
This genomic interval from Gemmatimonadales bacterium contains the following:
- the speA gene encoding biosynthetic arginine decarboxylase, with amino-acid sequence MAACSRSRSATIATIVSPPAWTTRDAEKLYNMSGWGLGYFRINELGHVTVHPDGNPKRGLDLYQLALDLNAQGVGLPLLLRFSDILRSRIQALATQFESAIKEFGYTGSYTSVYPIKVNQQRHVVQEIVEFGTAHGVGLECGSKPELMAVLGLNESAHHLIVCNGYKDEEFMRLALMGQKLGHTVMIVLEQLNELDVLLRVADEMNVRPTVGVRIKLASEGSGRWAKSGGEESKFGLNAVELVKVLDHLTRTGRQDLLRLVHFHLGSQIPDIRFIKAGLEEIGRYYSELRNLGFDHLDHVDVGGGLGVDYDGSRSTRPASVNYSIREYANDVVYTLGGVCRAEELPMPNLISESGRALTAHHSLLLVNVIDVESLADPVPPVLRPDPQQLLVEMAENLESVSPDRVQEVFHDVVFAKERAQEYFASGVFSLRDKADAEQFYFCTLRAISAAVADDKAAYPEIAAHIDAVLVDRYFCNFSVFQSLPDNWAIDQIFPIMPIHRLDQPPTRRGTLQDITCDSDGVIDRFAGGRKGKPSLDLHPVTDAPYILGIFLTGAYQEILGDLHNLFGDTNAVHVRLTDRGYEVTDLVHGDTVTEVLNYVQYHASNLLATFRRKVNGAKDLSRQEANSFIADYVAGLEGYTYLEGDIPKEIDAASAADG
- a CDS encoding site-2 protease family protein → MKWSYRLGQVAGTEVKIHVTFFLLLIWLAWEAYAVGGTPAAIDRTVFTIALFACVVFHEFGHIFMAKRFGVRTPDVILLPIGGVARLERIPDEPEQEFAIAIAGPLVTLAIAVVLYLWLLLTGVAPRLGQPELDTGGFAVRLMWLNLFLLGFNLIPAFPMDGGRVLRSLLATRMGLPRATRVAGAVGQLLAVGMGIVGFFGGGPILLLIAVFVFLGAGAEASAVETRMAGAGLNVSQVMVTQFRTIPIHATLADAVDMLLAGEQREFPVVDNLGRTEGILTRDNLIRGLRERGPHAIVGDVMTAPAPAVSPGLGFGEALERLKASGLPALPVVDAAGALVGLLTMDNISELLLVRRAAATR
- a CDS encoding TIGR01777 family oxidoreductase; the protein is MAGGFPVVERTTRLPYPADVVYAWHTRPGAFERLTPPWERVEVVERTGGIEDGARAVLRVRAGPVPVRWAARHEGVVPGRQFVDSQTEGPFSHWLHSHRIVPDGESASFLTDRIEYAAPYGIAGAAADLWWVRPRLERMLAYRHAVLRDDLASHARAALAPLRVAISGASGLIGRSLSAFLSAGGHRVTRLVRRAPGPGEIGWDPAAGRLDGALLEGVDAVVHLSGANVGEGRWTAARRRRIRESRTRGTALLARALAGLARPPAVLVSVSGVGIYGNRGDETLPDGSAPGAADLDTPAGFLVEVCEAWEAATEPARAAGIRVAIPRLGVVLSPAGGALARLLPVFRLGLGGPIGSGRQWLSWLSIDDAVGIIHHAIATPGLAGAFNAGAPVPVTNADFVRTLGRVLHRPALLPVPARALRLAIGKMADATLLASARALPTRLEASGYHFRHAELEAALRFLLGRQAA
- the queC gene encoding 7-cyano-7-deazaguanine synthase QueC, whose amino-acid sequence is MSESRAIALLSGGMDSATTAALAQREGFAVYALSFRYGQRHAAELAAARRVAERLGVARHVVMDIDLRAFGGSALTADIAVPKDRPMDEPGGIPITYVPARNTIFLAFALAWAETIDSSDIFIGVNALDYSGYPDCRPEYIAAFETLANLATRAGTELGRRVTVHAPLVALTKCQIIERGRALGVDFGLTLSCYDPWPDGIACGRCDACALRLKGFREAGLTDPVAYARASTSSAGRR
- the queE gene encoding 7-carboxy-7-deazaguanine synthase, coding for MTYAVKEIYYTLQGEGAHTGRPAVFCRFAGCNLWTGREADRAGAVCTFCDTDFIGTDGPGGGKFVTADAAADAVAAAWPRSAPKAAAADRSSRFVVCTGGEPLLQLDPPLVDALHARGFTIALETNGTIAPPAGIDWICVSPKAGAELLLRAPDELKLVYPQPGAEPERYADLDARHFFLQPMDGPAREVNTRAAVEYCLAHPRWRLSLQAHKLLGIP
- a CDS encoding HD domain-containing protein, with protein sequence MHGYSDRIHHAFAFTAKYYGPLAPASAAMSYLASPANVAVILARYDCDQPTIVAGILHLALEEADPAHRPSLEAKVSDKFGSVVLGVAKDACEPRYDERGGELAWRARKHDFLAHLAVAEPRALDIIAADEIHRCGTTITALRRLGVEYVRTVSQANSAQTIWWYRSMLEILAARPDWPQRAMLEEIRAMSSDLVRSLRRREEGL